The following coding sequences lie in one Rutidosis leptorrhynchoides isolate AG116_Rl617_1_P2 chromosome 4, CSIRO_AGI_Rlap_v1, whole genome shotgun sequence genomic window:
- the LOC139904524 gene encoding vignain-like isoform X3, with protein MYDRWRSHHNIAEVSHDDEALRFNVFKSNVHHVHKSNKMDRPYKLKLNKFAAMTNHEFRSTYAGSKISHYRALHGVRKGNLTFMYQNAANIPPSVDWRDHNAVTPPKDQGKCGSCWAFSTVVAVEGINAIKTGQLVSLSEQHLIDCNSVLNNGCDGGLMEPAFEFIKIHGGLATEQNYPYKCQKGICDPSKVGTQVVTIDGFEDVPECNEEALLKAVAHQPVSIAMDANGHDIQFYSQGVFTGQCTTDVNHGVAIVGYGQTPEGMKYWIVKNSWGPKWGEGGFIRIQRGVPDKMGLCGVAVLPSYPLKNSNTPLRTEL; from the exons ATGTACGATAGATGGAGGAGCCACCATAACATAGCAGAAGTAAGCCATGACGATGAAGCTCTGCGGTTCAATGTATTCAAGTCCAACGTGCACCATGTTCACAAATCAAACAAGATGGACAGGCCATATAAGTTAAAGTTGAACAAGTTTGCGGCTATGACTAACCATGAGTTTAGGAGCACATACGCTGGCTCAAAGATTAGCCATTATCGTGCACTCCATGGAGTTCGTAAGGGCAACTTGACTTTCATGTATCAAAACGCCGCTAATATCCCTCCTTCGGTTGATTGGAGGGATCATAACGCCGTCACCCCTCCCAAAGATCAAGGCAAATGCG GAAGTTGTTGGGCATTTTCTACGGTGGTTGCAGTCGAAGGAATAAACGCGATTAAAACAGGGCAATTAGTATCATTATCAGAACAGCACCTTATCGATTGTAATAGTGTATTAAACAATGGATGTGATGGGGGACTAATGGAACCGGCATTCGAATTCATTAAAATCCATGGAGGTCTAGCTACAGAGCAGAACTACCCTTACAAATGTCAAAAAGGGATCTGTGATCCGTCTAAG GTCGGCACTCAAGTTGTGACGATTGATGGATTTGAGGATGTACCTGAGTGCAACGAGGAAGCATTACTAAAAGCAGTTGCACACCAACCTGTATCTATTGCCATGGATGCTAATGGTCACGATATTCAGTTCTATTCACAG GGAGTTTTTACTGGACAATGTACAACGGATGTTAATCATGGTGTAGCGATTGTCGGATATGGTCAAACTCCCGAAGGAATGAAGTATTGGATAGTGAAGAACTCGTGGGGGCCCAAATGGGGAGAGGGTGGATTCATACGAATACAACGTGGTGTTCCGGATAAAATGGGACTTTGCGGTGTAGCAGTGTTGCCCTCTTATCCTCTTAAGAACTCGAATACGCCGCTTAGGACTGAACTCTAA
- the LOC139840437 gene encoding uncharacterized mitochondrial protein AtMg00810-like has protein sequence MEKKSIRFSSWWNSSSEATSCEDVSEVQQKESQVKLVANENQVVNDDQIEDENPWQTGIHQFNEEQVVRRSSQTRKPNPRYTNAAIVVDEQSEPESFEEASQIVEWVGAMEEEINALQRNQTWDLVPKPSGVKPISYYDETFSPVAKLTTVRVLLALAANKGWSLWQMDVKNAFLHGELDRDIYMNQPTGFQRKQHPEYVYSSLFVKMVDGKLAVILVYVDDLIITGDYEDEIVQIKENLSIRFQMKDLGYLKHFLGLELERSEDSVILHQIKYSTDLLKKFGMLDCKPIATPLEPNFKVCAHEGKDLKDATMYRQLVGSLIYLTLTRPDIAFAVSVMSRYMQNLKKPHLEAVRRILRYVKGTLGQGVTFKKGEEYNLVGYCDADYAGDHDTRRSTTGYVFMLGSGAVSWCSKRQPTVSLSTTEAEYRAAAMASQECT, from the exons ATGGAAAAGAAATCCATTCGTT TCTCATCATGGTGGAATTCGAGCAGTGAAGCAACATCATGTGAAGATGTATCTGAAGTACAACAAAAGGAGTCACAAGTTAAGCTTGTTGCTAATGAAAATCAAGTTGTTAATGATGATCAGATAGAAGATGAAAATCCATGGCAAACTGGTATACATCAGTTTAATGAAGAACAAGTTGTAAGGAGATCATCACAAACACGTAAACCAAACCCAAGGTACACCAATGCAGCAATTGTGGTTGATGAACAGAGTGAACCAGAGTCGTTTGAAGAAGCATCACAGATTGTCGAATGGGTCGGTgccatggaagaagaaattaacgCTCTACAACGAAATCAAACATGGGACTTAGTGCCTAAGCCGAGTGGCGTGAAACCCATATCAT ACTACGATGAAACATTCAGCCCAGTAGCTAAGCTCACCACTGTACGAGTATTGTTAGCGTTAGCAGCAAATAAGGGTTGGAGTTTGTGGCAAATGGACGTCAAGAATGCATTTTTGCACGGTGAACTAGATCgagatatatatatgaatcaaccgACGGGTTTTCAAAGAAAGCAACATCCAGAGTACGTTT ATTCAAGTTTATTTGTCAAGATGGTGGATGGAAAACTTGCTGTGATTCTCGTGTATGtcgatgacttaatcatcacaggAGATTATGAAGATGAAATAGTGCAAATCAAAGAGAATTTGAGCATTAGATTTCAAATGAAAGATCTCGGTTATCTTAAACACTTTCTTGGCCTGGAGCTTGAAAGATCAGAAGATAGTGTTATTCTTCACCAAATAAAGTACTCCACTGATCTACTAAAGAAATTTGGAATGCTAGATTGCAAACCAATTGCTACACCACTAGAACCAAATTTCAAAGTCTGTGCACATGAGGGAAAAGATTTGAAAGATGCCACCATGTATCGGCAACTGGTGGGAAGTTTGATATATTTGACTTTAACTCGGCCCGACATTGCATTTGCAGTTAGTGTGATGAGTCGCTATATGCAAAATCTCAAGAAGCCTCACTTAGAAGCTGTTCGTCGCATTCTAAGGTATGTAAAAGGTACACTTGGTCAAGGTGTTACATTCAAGAAAGGCGAAGAGTACAATCTGGTTGGGTATTGTGACGCGGATTATGCTGGAGATCATGATACGCGAAGGTCTACTACTGGATATGTATTTATGCTTGGGTCAGGGGCAGTTTCATGGTGTAGCAAACGACAACCAACAGTGTCTTTATCAACAACAGAGGCGGAATATAGAGCAGCTGCAATGGCATCCCAGGAGTGCACATGA
- the LOC139904524 gene encoding vignain-like isoform X1, which translates to METKIMFILLLLVLVSILGLVDSFEYHEKELESEEGLQGMYDRWRSHHNIAEVSHDDEALRFNVFKSNVHHVHKSNKMDRPYKLKLNKFAAMTNHEFRSTYAGSKISHYRALHGVRKGNLTFMYQNAANIPPSVDWRDHNAVTPPKDQGKCGSCWAFSTVVAVEGINAIKTGQLVSLSEQHLIDCNSVLNNGCDGGLMEPAFEFIKIHGGLATEQNYPYKCQKGICDPSKVGTQVVTIDGFEDVPECNEEALLKAVAHQPVSIAMDANGHDIQFYSQGVFTGQCTTDVNHGVAIVGYGQTPEGMKYWIVKNSWGPKWGEGGFIRIQRGVPDKMGLCGVAVLPSYPLKNSNTPLRTEL; encoded by the exons ATGGAAACCAAAATTATGTTTATTTTACTTCTACTTGTTTTGGTTTCAATTCTAGGCCTTGTGGATAGCTTTGAATACCATGAGAAAGAACTTGAATCGGAGGAAGGATTGCAGGGCATGTACGATAGATGGAGGAGCCACCATAACATAGCAGAAGTAAGCCATGACGATGAAGCTCTGCGGTTCAATGTATTCAAGTCCAACGTGCACCATGTTCACAAATCAAACAAGATGGACAGGCCATATAAGTTAAAGTTGAACAAGTTTGCGGCTATGACTAACCATGAGTTTAGGAGCACATACGCTGGCTCAAAGATTAGCCATTATCGTGCACTCCATGGAGTTCGTAAGGGCAACTTGACTTTCATGTATCAAAACGCCGCTAATATCCCTCCTTCGGTTGATTGGAGGGATCATAACGCCGTCACCCCTCCCAAAGATCAAGGCAAATGCG GAAGTTGTTGGGCATTTTCTACGGTGGTTGCAGTCGAAGGAATAAACGCGATTAAAACAGGGCAATTAGTATCATTATCAGAACAGCACCTTATCGATTGTAATAGTGTATTAAACAATGGATGTGATGGGGGACTAATGGAACCGGCATTCGAATTCATTAAAATCCATGGAGGTCTAGCTACAGAGCAGAACTACCCTTACAAATGTCAAAAAGGGATCTGTGATCCGTCTAAG GTCGGCACTCAAGTTGTGACGATTGATGGATTTGAGGATGTACCTGAGTGCAACGAGGAAGCATTACTAAAAGCAGTTGCACACCAACCTGTATCTATTGCCATGGATGCTAATGGTCACGATATTCAGTTCTATTCACAG GGAGTTTTTACTGGACAATGTACAACGGATGTTAATCATGGTGTAGCGATTGTCGGATATGGTCAAACTCCCGAAGGAATGAAGTATTGGATAGTGAAGAACTCGTGGGGGCCCAAATGGGGAGAGGGTGGATTCATACGAATACAACGTGGTGTTCCGGATAAAATGGGACTTTGCGGTGTAGCAGTGTTGCCCTCTTATCCTCTTAAGAACTCGAATACGCCGCTTAGGACTGAACTCTAA
- the LOC139904524 gene encoding vignain-like isoform X2, with the protein MPHRPSGSEVLSKRLVDSFEYHEKELESEEGLQGMYDRWRSHHNIAEVSHDDEALRFNVFKSNVHHVHKSNKMDRPYKLKLNKFAAMTNHEFRSTYAGSKISHYRALHGVRKGNLTFMYQNAANIPPSVDWRDHNAVTPPKDQGKCGSCWAFSTVVAVEGINAIKTGQLVSLSEQHLIDCNSVLNNGCDGGLMEPAFEFIKIHGGLATEQNYPYKCQKGICDPSKVGTQVVTIDGFEDVPECNEEALLKAVAHQPVSIAMDANGHDIQFYSQGVFTGQCTTDVNHGVAIVGYGQTPEGMKYWIVKNSWGPKWGEGGFIRIQRGVPDKMGLCGVAVLPSYPLKNSNTPLRTEL; encoded by the exons GCCTTGTGGATAGCTTTGAATACCATGAGAAAGAACTTGAATCGGAGGAAGGATTGCAGGGCATGTACGATAGATGGAGGAGCCACCATAACATAGCAGAAGTAAGCCATGACGATGAAGCTCTGCGGTTCAATGTATTCAAGTCCAACGTGCACCATGTTCACAAATCAAACAAGATGGACAGGCCATATAAGTTAAAGTTGAACAAGTTTGCGGCTATGACTAACCATGAGTTTAGGAGCACATACGCTGGCTCAAAGATTAGCCATTATCGTGCACTCCATGGAGTTCGTAAGGGCAACTTGACTTTCATGTATCAAAACGCCGCTAATATCCCTCCTTCGGTTGATTGGAGGGATCATAACGCCGTCACCCCTCCCAAAGATCAAGGCAAATGCG GAAGTTGTTGGGCATTTTCTACGGTGGTTGCAGTCGAAGGAATAAACGCGATTAAAACAGGGCAATTAGTATCATTATCAGAACAGCACCTTATCGATTGTAATAGTGTATTAAACAATGGATGTGATGGGGGACTAATGGAACCGGCATTCGAATTCATTAAAATCCATGGAGGTCTAGCTACAGAGCAGAACTACCCTTACAAATGTCAAAAAGGGATCTGTGATCCGTCTAAG GTCGGCACTCAAGTTGTGACGATTGATGGATTTGAGGATGTACCTGAGTGCAACGAGGAAGCATTACTAAAAGCAGTTGCACACCAACCTGTATCTATTGCCATGGATGCTAATGGTCACGATATTCAGTTCTATTCACAG GGAGTTTTTACTGGACAATGTACAACGGATGTTAATCATGGTGTAGCGATTGTCGGATATGGTCAAACTCCCGAAGGAATGAAGTATTGGATAGTGAAGAACTCGTGGGGGCCCAAATGGGGAGAGGGTGGATTCATACGAATACAACGTGGTGTTCCGGATAAAATGGGACTTTGCGGTGTAGCAGTGTTGCCCTCTTATCCTCTTAAGAACTCGAATACGCCGCTTAGGACTGAACTCTAA